A region of the Legionella sp. PATHC035 genome:
TTGTTCTTCAGGGAATTGAACTGTGGTCTTTTTCTTAAAAAAATATTTACCAGTTAATTTTAAACCCTGCAGTAATTCGATTAAAAGAAAACTGCGTACGTAGTATTTAATAAATTGATATGCTTTTTTCATCGGCTTCTCTATTAACCATTAAAACCAAGGTTTAACATGTGTAACGACCATGAGCGCAGTTACAATAATCCAAACAATGGTGACCGGAATGAGTACTTTCCAACCTAAGCGCATAAGTTGGTCATAACGATAACGAGGAAAAGTAGCTCTTATCCATAAATACACATACAGGAAAAAGCTCACTTTTACGAGTAACCAAACAAAGCCAGGTACTACAAAAAATATATTTTCTAAGAAGGGAATTCCTTCAAAAGGTGACATCCATCCGCCCATAAACATAATGCTAAGCAGTACAGAGACAAGAATCATGCTTGCATATTCAGATAAGAAGAATAATGCGAACCCTATCCCTGAATACTCCACATGGAAACCAGCTACGATTTCAGATTCGCCTTCAGCTAAATCGAAGGGCGCTCTATTGGTTTCGGCAATCCCAGCAATCCAGAATACAAAAAATAATGGAAGAAGAGGAATAAACCACCAGTGTAAAATTCCACCTCTTTGTGAGTTAACAATATCTGTGAAATTCATGCTTCCAGCAGCCAATAGCACGCCCACTAAAGCAAAACCCATGGCAATTTCATAAGATACAGTTTGCGCTGTGCTCCTTAGAGCACCAAACATTGCATATTTAGAGTTAGATGCCCAACCTGCAATCAGAACACCGTAGACTCCGAGCGAACTCATAGCAAAAACGTAAAGTACGCCTGCATTTATATTGGCGAGCACCATCCCCTCTTGAAAAGGAACAACCGCCCAACCAGCTAAAGCCGGAACCAATGCGAATAGCGGTGCGGCAATAAAAAGATATTTATTGGAGCGGGTAGGGATAATAATTTCTTTAGTGATTAATTTAATTAAATCCGCAATGGGTTGGAGCAATCCTCTTAAGCCAACGCGATTGGGTCCTATACGTGTTTGTATATACCCAATAACCTTACGCTCTGCGTAGATTAAATATGCAACACATAGTAGCAAAGGCACTACGATTACCAATATTTTAATGATGACCCAAATTAATATGCTAATATCTTGCAGCATTTTCTTACCTGCCTAGCGCTTAATAGTTATTGCAGCAAATGAATGACCTAAATCTACTGTTTCAGGCATCGCGTTTGCTACCCATACAACATCTGCCGCAATGCGTTCATCACGTTTCAGCGGCAATGTTATCTCAATATCTCCCTGAGATACAGTAGCAACATCTTCTAATTTCAATCGATCTGCTGTTAGAGGATTGATACGTATGCATGCTTGCTCAGCAGCTGCGCATAATTGCAGTTCTTTACTGTTTCTGACAATTGCATCGCAGCGATAGAGTGGCCACTCTCCTACTCGAACTAACGATTCATTCATCATAGGTAGGCTCTCAGGATAATAGGGTTTATATTCTTGCTCCATTGTGATTGCAACACTATTTTTAATTTCAGACAAAATATCTTCTGTTGACAAATAATCAAAGCCATCACAATGCAACAAATTACCTAATACTCTCAATATCTTCCATGCCGGCCTTGACTCTCCATAAGGAGTTAAAGCCCCCTTGACCGTTTGCCAACTATTATCAACATTAATGTAGGTTCCTGAGGTTTCAGCATAAGGAGCCATTGGTAAAATAACATCCGCATAGTCATGCATTGATTCGTGATTATAAGCAGACATTAATACGACAAACTCGGAAGCAAGCATTGATTGTCTTGCGCCATAAGGATTAGCAAAATCAAATCCAGGCTCTACTCCCATTAGGAAATATCCTTTAAGCTTGGCATTTAACGCAGCCTGTACATCCATGCCTGGAGCAGAATCAGCCTTTCCAGCGGTGGTACGATGGGGAACCATGCCTGCCATCCAAGCACCAGCTGTATTGGCACCATGAGTAAGGCGGAGCACTTTGGCACCGCTTAATTTTTCGATATGGGAAATTAAAGTACGGAGTAATGCGGCTTCAGGATGATTTTCACAAAGAGCCCCCGTAATTAAGCACGCTTTATTGTTTTTCAATGCTTTGGCAACCTTTTGAGTAGCCTTGTCTGGTTCAAGTCCTATTAATAATTTTTGTACTGGCGCGGGGAGCGTCTTGAGATCATCAGCAAGCGCTAAAGCAAGCTTTGCAAGTTGCATTGGCATTTCTAACGGTGACACAATGAAACGCTCGCTCAGATCGAAACGATATTCAAAATCTACTGGGTTTATGGCATAAATGTCGGCACCATTACGATAAGCCTTACGTACCCTTACCCCTGCAAGCGGAACTTCACGATCAATATTGCACCCAATCAACACAATCGTATTTTGTTGTTCTACCTCTGCATAAGTTAATGAACTTTTGGGGGTCGTAGGCTGAGTCTCTTGATCTCTAAAGTCTACTTGTTGCAATCGGTGATCTATATTATGGACACCTATGGCACGCATCAATTTTTGGAGTAAGTACATTTCTTCTAGTGTAGAAGAGCTTGATGCAAATGCTGCCACCTGTTCTGGACCGTTTTGTTTTATAACTCGTGCTAAGCCTTCGGCTGCAAATTTTAAAGCGGTTTCCCAATCTACGACTTCCCATTGGCCATTACGTTTAATTTGCGGCTGGCTTGCTCTTAATGAACTCTTTAAACCAAGGTAGCTAAATCGGTCTCGATCGGATAACCAGGTTTCATTAATTTGCTCATTCTCTTTAGGAACAACTCGCATTAACTCATTGCGGCGCGTATGTATATAGATATTAGAACCAAGGCAGTCATGGGGCGCGACGCCGTCATGCTGGGTAAGTTCCCAAGATCTAGCTGTAAAACGATATGGTTTTGATGTTAAAGCACCTACCGGGCACAGATCGATAATATTGCCAGAGACTTCTGATTTCATGCTGTGCTGGACATAAGTTCCAATTTGCATGTGTTCGCCACGACCGGTTGCACCCAACTCCCTCAATCCGGCTATTTCTTCGCCAAAGCGAACACAACGAGTACAATGAATGCAGCGAGTCATTTCGGTTGAAATCAGCTCACCTAAATTATCATCGTCTACTGAACGCTTTGTTTCAGTATATTCTGATGCATCTGCGCCATAACCCATCGATACATCTTGCAGCTCGCACTCACCGCCTTGATCGCAAATAGGACAATCCAGTGGGTGATTAATCAGGAGAAATTCCATAACCACTTTTTGAGAATGTAAGGCTTCTTTGGATTTAGTAAATACCTTCATTCCGTCAGTAATTGGAGTAGCACACGCAGGAACTGGCTTGCGGCCATTTTCTACTTCAACTAGGCACATGCGGCAGTTTGCAGCCACAGATAATTTTTTATGATAACAAAAACGTGGAATATGAATGCCGGCTTCATCGGCAACTTCAATAATCATCTTACCGTTTTCTGCTTCAAATGTTTTACCGTCGATTTCAATAGTAGTAGTCATGGTCAAACCTTTTAATTATGCTGCGACAATTGAGCGTTTATGCTTAACGAAATATTCAAATTCATCGCGGAAATGCTTAACAAAACTTTGTACAGGCCAAGCTGCTGCCTCACCTAATGCACAAATAGTGCGTCCTTCGATATTATTCGCAACATTGATTAATTTCTCTACATCCCCAGGTTCTCCATGACCTTCTTTAATACGATGTAATAATCGGACTAACCATCCGGTACCTTCGCGGCAAGGCGTGCATTGACCACAAGACTCATCCATATAGAATTCAGAAATACGGTATAAAGCATCAACCATACAGGTTGTTTCATCCATAATTATTACAGCACCTGAACCTAATCCTGAGCCTGCTTTTTGAATGCTGTCATAATCCATATCGAGTTCCATCATGACATCACCAGGCAACACCCGCATGGAAGTACCGCCGGGAATTACTGCTTTAATTTTTCGGCCTTTTATGACGCCGCCAGCTAGCTCAAGCAGTGTCTTAAATGGTGTTCCCAAAGGAATTTCATAATTGCCAGGTTTATTCACATGGCCACTAACACTAAAGCACTTAGTGCCACCATTATTTGGCTTACCTAATTTGAGAAACCACTCGCCGCCTTTTTCCATAATCACCGGTACAGAGGCAAAAGTTTCTGTATTATTTATCGTTGTCGGTTTGCCATATAAACCGTAATTCGCTGGAAATGGCGGTTTAAATCTTGGTTGACCTTTTTTTCCTTCCAAAGAGTTGAGCAGCGCAGTCTCTTCCCCACAAATATAGGCCCCCGCTCCCAAATGATTGTACAAATCAAAATCAACACCGGAACCTAAAATATTCTTACCGAGTAAGCCGGCTGCATAAGCTTCTTTTAATGCTGCTTCTGTACGCTCATAAGGCAACCAGAATTCACCGCGAATGTAGTTATAGCCTACAGTAGAACCCATGGTATATCCGGCAATTGCCATTCCTTCAATGAGTTGGTGTGGATTTAAGGTCAGTATTTCTCGGTCCTTACATGTACCTGGCTCACCTTCGTCGGAATTACAGACTACATATTTTTGCACAGGAGTATTACGGTTCATAAAACTCCACTTTAATCCCGTAGGGAATCCGGCACCGCCTCGTCCGCGCAATGCAGAAGTTTTTAATTCATCAATAATCGATTGTGGAGAAGTTTGTTCTTTTAATATTTTTCTCCAAGCGCTGTATCCGCCAACACTTTCATAAGCAGATAGTGTCCAGGGCTCTGGTAGATGAAATGTTCGATAACAAACTTGATTTAGTTCAACCACGGCAACCACCTCTATCTTTTTATTGGTATTGTTCCAATACTTTATCTATAGATTCAGGAGTCAGATTCTCATGATAATCCTTGTCCACTTGCATCATTGGTGCGTTAACACAAGCACCTAAGCATTCAACAGATCTTAAGGTAAAACGCCCATCATCTGTAGTTTGACCTAATTTAATGCCTAATTTTTTCTCTAAATGCTCAACCACTGCAGCTGAGTCTCGCAGCATACATGAAATATTTGTACACACATTAATTGAATGTCTGCCTACCTGTTTGAGTTCATACATTGTATAGAAACTGGCAACCTCGTAAACAGCAATAGCCGGCATATCAAGATAATCAGCTACAGCATCCATTAATTCTGTACTTAGGTGGCCATGTTCCTCTTGGACGATTCTCAATGCGCTCATTACCGCAGATTGCTTTTGATCCTGTGGATATTTTGCTATCCAATGATCTATGTCCTTTATTCTTTGAGCTGACACCAATTGATTTAATATTTTTGCTGAATTATCAGACATTTCTTAAAACCTTTTTAAATTGTAATTTTCTGGAACATCTTTCAACGATTATCAAAAATGATATTCCACAAATTAACGATCGATTTCACCAAATACTATATCCTGGCTCGCCAAAATTGCGACACCATCAGCGATCATATGTCCTCTTGTCATCGCATCGTAGCTGGACAGATGCGCAAATCCAGGAGCACGAATTTTCATTCTATAGGGTTTATTAGCACCATCAGATACCATATAGATACCAAATTCACCTTTAGGTGCCTCAACAGCACTATACACTTCTCCAGCTGGCAAACAAAAACCTTCCGTGAACAGTTTAAAGTGATGGATTAAGGCTTCCATATCTTCTTTCATTTCAACGCGGCGCGGCGGGGTAATCTTATGATCATCAATGCGAACCGGACCAGGATTTGCTTTAAGCCATTCAATACATTGTCTGACGATACGATTAGACTGCCTTAACTCTTCTACGCGAACCAAATAACGATCATAGCAGTCACCAGTTTTACCTACTGGAATATCAAAATCCACACGATCATAGGCAGCATAACTCTGTTTCTTGCGCAGATCCCATGCAACTCCAGAACCACGAAGCATTGGGCCGGTAAAACCCCATTGTAAGGCCTCTTCGGGAGAAACGATACCGATATCTACGGTACGTTGTTTCCATATTCTATTGTCTGTTAACAATGTTTCATATTCATCGACACAATGAGAGAAACGCTCGGTAAATGCCCATAGAAAATCAAGCAAAGTTCCACTTCGATCTTCATTTAGTTTTTCAATTTCGCGTTCATTATGCCATCTTGATGCTTTGTATTGAGGCATAGTGTCTGGCAAATCACGAGCAACCCCGCCAGGTCGATAATATTTAGCATGCATACGAGCCCCTGATACGGCTTCATAGCAATCAAAAAGGTCCTCGCGCTCTCTGAAACAATACAAAAATACAGTCATTGCTCCAATATCTAATGCAATAGCACCTAACCATAGCAGATGATTCAAAATTCGAGTTATTTCATCAAACATAGTGCGAATGTACTGAGCACGAATTGGCGCCTCAATACCTAAAAGCTTCTCTATAGCTCGTACGTAGGCGTGCTCATTACACATCATAGACACATAATCCAGTCTATCCATATAACCGATCGATTGGAGATAAGGCTTTGTCTCTGCCAATTTTTCTGTTGCTCTATGCAGTAAGCCTATATGGGGATCTGCGCGAACAATCGTTTCGCCTTCAAGCTCAAGAACTAAACGCAATACACCATGTGCTGCTGGATGTTGTGGACCGAAGTTTAGAGTGTAATTCTTTAATTCAATCATTTTTTGCCCCTTTTATCACCAATATATCGGTTATCTTCGCGGATAACCTTGGGCACCAAAACTCTGGGCTCGATATCTACAGGTTCATAGATAACTTTTTCGAGTTTTGCGTCATAGCGCATTTCAACATGACCACTCAGCGGGAAATCTTTACGGAATGGGTGTCCGATAAATCCATAATCAGTCAATATGCGTCTTAAATCAGGATGTCCTTCAAACAAAATACCAAATAAGTCATAAGCCTCACGCTCAAACCAATTCGCACCCTTCCACAAATCATGTACAGAAGGAACAATCAGATGAGACTCATCTACAAATACTTTTACACGTAAACGATGATTTTTTTTGGTCGAAAGTAAATGGTAAACTACGGCAAAACGGGGTCTGTCTAAAGTATACGCTTTAGTTTCTTGGCGTTCCACACCTCGAGAGAAGCCGCTTCCTGTTGCAGATTCTGTTTCCCAATCATATTCACCATAGAGCAGGTAATCTACAGCACAAAGATCTATAAGCTGATCAAAACAAAATGCGTCCAGATCACGCAATTCCAACATCATTGCTTTTAAAGTTGTTATACCACACTCAATAGTTACTTCGTCATAAGCGACAGTAATTTCATTAATATGGCTTGATAATTCACTTTTGAGTTGTTCAACCAAAGAATCATTTTTTGTCATCTATTTGCACCTTTGATGATCTTAAGCTTCTAAGACTTTTTTATGCCTGATTTTGTTCTGCAATTGAATAATGCCATACAGCAATGCTTCTGCAGTTGGAGGACAACCTGGCACGTATACATCTACTGGAACGATACGATCACACCCTCGAACTACTGAGTAGGAGTAATGATAATATCCTCCACCGTTCGCACAAGAACCCATAGAGATAACCCACCGAGGGTCGGGCATTTGATCATACACTTTACGTAAAGCAGGAGCCATTTTATTGCATAAGGTACCGGCAACTATCATTACATCGGATTGACGTGGACTGGGACGGAAAATAATACCGAATCGATCCAAGTCATAACGTGCCGCACCAACGTGCATCATTTCTACTGCACAACATGCTAATCCAAAAGTCATAGGCCACATAGAACCACTACGTGCCCATCCGAGAAGTTTCTCGACTGAAGTCGTTACAAAGCCACTTTTTTGCAATTCTGCAACCGCCATAGCTAGCCTCTAAGCAGATAATTATTAATAAAAAATCACCTCTGACTGCTTCTTCTCGATTGAAGTTGCGTTCAGAAGTGAATTTGGAACCTGTTTACAACGCTACTGTCTTGATTATCGCGCATCGATTTTTAAATATGTTTCTGTTTAATTAAAAATCTGGCGATAGGCTCAATCTCGCGTACTGTCAACAAGCCCTACTTCGCACTCTTATTATCTATTCCCACTCGAGTGCGCCACGTTTCCATTCATAAATAAAACCAATAACCAATAATCCTAAAAATAACATCATTCCAGCAAAACCAAACCAGCCGATTTTGCGTAAAACTAATGCCCATGGAAAGAAAAATGCTGTTTCCAAATCAAAAATAATAAATAGTATAGCGACTAGATAAAAACGAACATCAAATGGGATGTGTGAATTTTCAAAAGCTCCAAATCCACATTCATAGGGAGAATTCTTGGCACTATCAGGCTTATGCTTTGAAAATAAGGCGCCTGCCCCAATCATTGCGATGCCTAATGCCAATCCGACAATTATGAAAATAAGAACAGGTAAATATTGAGATAGCATTTTTTCACCTTGCACGGATTAAAATGGTGCCGAAGGCCGGACTCGAACCGGCACGGCTTTCGCCACCGCCCCCTCAAGACGGCGTGTCTACCAATTCCACCACTTCGGCATATTCTTTTTTGGGACTGTTAACTGTTTCACTTCTTGGCTCATCTGCTTTAATTTCTGCACTTTAGTGTTCAAAATTTAAGCTATTTTAGCCGGACAAGTATAACGTGAACAAGCTCCATTAACTCTGTTAATAACCCTTGGGCTACGCGCTTCAGCGCAGCTCAAGAAATCTTATTTATTCTTTTTACTGTTATCTACTGGCACTGGAATTGAATTCGCAGGTGCACTAGTTTGCTGAGGAATTACTTGTTGCTCTGCTTTTTGATATTGCACAGACACTAAGTAAGATAACAATAAACTGGTGACAAAAAAGGTCAATGCTAAGCCACCTGTTAGTTTAAATAAAAATCCACCTGTTCCTTGGCTTCCGAATAATGTATTTGAAGCCCCAGATCCAAAAGCGGCACCGATATCAGCGCCTTTGCCATGTTGGATAAGAACTAAGCCTATTAAAACCACAGCAACGATTACATGAATCATTAATATCAATTGATACATTTCACAATTTCCACAAACTGTTTCGCCTTCAGCGATGCACCACCTACCAAACCACCATCAACATCTGGCATGGTAAATAATGCCTTGGCATTATTTTCATTTACACTTCCTCCATAGAGAAGTGATAAATGTTCGGCATCGCTATCATTAATCTCTGCAACCAGTTTTCTTATAAACTGATGTACTTCTTGCGCTTGTTCTGGTGACGCAGTTTTTCCTGTGCCTATCGCCCAAACCGGTTCATAAGCTACAACACAATCACGAAAACAATTTTTATCATGTTCGCTTACTGCGAGCAATTGCTTAGCAATCACTTGCTCTGTTTGCCCTGCTTCACGTTCTTTTAGCGTTTCACCTACGCAAAGAACCGGTATCATACCATGTTCTTTTACATGGTGGAATTTTTGTGCCACAAAATTTTCATCTTCGTGAAAACAGTGCCTTCTCTCAGAATGTCCAACCAATACATAGCGACAGTTGAAATCCTTTAGCATTGGTGCTGATATCTCCCCAGTATACGCTCCAAAATCTTTTGGATACACATTCTGGGCACCTATTTCAATTTTACAATCAGCAAGTATATCTCGAACCGTCGGGATATAAACAGCTGGTGGCATTACAATAACTCGGAGCCCATTAATAGTGTCCAGTAATTCTCTAAGCTCTTTACTTAGTTGAATCACCTGCTGCAGCTGTCCATTCATCTTCCAGTTGCCAGCAACTATCTTATGTCTCATCTATGCCCCCTCGCTTTCAATTGCGGACTATACCCAAAGTCATTGCTGATGTGTAGCCCTAAAGCGATTTTTTTATTTAAAGGTTTAGCAGATAAAAAGTCTATCCGACCTTTTTTATTACTGAAAACCCAAATTTCTCTCAATTTGACTTATATCCTCACATAGCTTTTGCGCATGCTGTCTTACTCTAGATTCATCCATGCCTTCTACCATAACACGCAATAAGGGCTCGGTACCTGAGGGCCTGAGTAAGACTCTTCCTTCTCCATTTAAGCTTGACTCCAAAGCCCTAACAACTTCGATCACTTGTGTATGTTCCGCAAGTAAGGTAGCGTAATTGGTTTTTAAATTAACTAAGCTTTGCGGCAGTAAATTAATCCCTTCAATGAGCTGCTCCAGTGATTTACCCTGTTTTACCATAATTGAAAGTACTTGTAAGGCAGCTACGATCCCATCACCTGTAGTGGTTTTATCCAAACAGACAATATGACCGGAGGTTTCACCACCAATTTTCCAATCTTTTTCTCGTAAAGCCTCCAATACATAGCGGTCGCCGACCCGTGTTCTTACGAAAGGAATGCCTAAACTTTTAATTGCAATTTCCAGACCATAGTTGCTCATTTGAGTACCAACTACACCGCCATTTAAGACACCACGCTGATGTCTATCTTTAGCAATAATATAAAGGATCTGATCTCCATCAATTAAACGACCATTAGCGTCGATTAACACCACACGATCGCCATCGCCATCTAAGCCAATGCCAATATCTGCCCCCGTGCTCACAACTTTTTGCCTTAAAAGTTCAGGACACGTTGAGCCGCAATCTTCATTGATATTGAAACCATCAGGACGATTGCCTATGGAGATCACTTGCGCACCTAGCTCAGAAAAAACATTAGGTGCAATGTGATAAGTCGCCCCATTGGCACAATCAACTACAATTTTTAAGCCAGATAGTCGTGTTAATGATGGAATAGTGGATTTACAAAACTCGATATAACGTCCGCTTGCGTCATTAATTCGCGTTGCCTTACCTAAATTTTGTGAAGGCACTGTTTGCATTTTCTTGTCCAGTTCTGCTTCAATTGCCAACTCAACACTATCGGGTAACTTCCCCCCCTCTGAGGAAAAAAACTTAATCCCATTATCTTCAAACAGGTTATGAGATGCACTAATCACAATCCCTGCATTTGCCCTCAGTGTTTGGGTCAGATAAGCTATAGCAGGCGTTGGCATCGGTCCTAACAAAGCGACGTCGACGCCAGCAGCTGAGAGTCCTGCTTCTAAAGCAGACTCTAACATGTAACCTGATACCCTTGTATCTTTTCCAATAACTACTTTTTTGCGATGACCATTAGCCAGTACGCGGCCAACCGCCCAGCCTAATTTCAACACAAATTCAGGGTTAATATTGGACAACCCTACATGCCCCCGTATTCCATCAGTACCAAAATATTTACGTTGACTCATCCTTAACCACCTTCTTATTAAGAATTTATAGCTCGCGTGAGCTGCTAAACGCCCGCTTTACCAATCATGGTGATCATATGCAACGCTTGATTTGTTTCATCTACATCATGCGTTCTTATGATACTCGCACCTTTCAATGCTGCATAAACTGCGACCGCTATACTTCCTATTAACCGCTCACCCACCTCTTTAGCAAGTACTGCTCCAATTGTGCTTTTACGTGAAACCCCTAAAAGCAGCGGCATTGCAAATGTTGCAAAGCTATCAAGATTTTTGACTAAGAGCAAATTATCTTGTACTTGTTTTCCAAATCCAAAGCCTGGATCTAGGATTATATTTGTATTTTTGATCCCTACGCGCGCGCACTCAGCAATACGTTCTGAAAAGAACTGAGTCACCTCACTAAGCACACCCTGTGGATAATAGGGCTGGTGTTGCATGTTGTGGGGCTCTCCCTGCATGTGCATCAAGCAAACAGGAACTGCAAGTTTCGCCGCCATCTCAAGCGCTCCTGGGCTACGTAAAGCATAAACATCATTAATTATGTTAGCGCCTGCGGACACCGCAGCTTCCATTACTTCGGGTTTATTTGTATCAATTGAGATACAAACATCTGAATTAGCACGGATTTGTTCGATAACAGGAATAACACGATTTAATTCTGCATCTATTGGGACAGGCTGTGCTCCTGGTCGAGTTGATTGTCCACCAATATCAATTAAATCAGCTCCTTGGCTAATTAAGTGAAATGCATGTTCACACGCC
Encoded here:
- the folP gene encoding dihydropteroate synthase, yielding MNIKQFSGWLERQPILKNFPEKPLIMGILNVTPDSFSDGGKFLSLGRACEHAFHLISQGADLIDIGGQSTRPGAQPVPIDAELNRVIPVIEQIRANSDVCISIDTNKPEVMEAAVSAGANIINDVYALRSPGALEMAAKLAVPVCLMHMQGEPHNMQHQPYYPQGVLSEVTQFFSERIAECARVGIKNTNIILDPGFGFGKQVQDNLLLVKNLDSFATFAMPLLLGVSRKSTIGAVLAKEVGERLIGSIAVAVYAALKGASIIRTHDVDETNQALHMITMIGKAGV
- the glmM gene encoding phosphoglucosamine mutase, whose translation is MSQRKYFGTDGIRGHVGLSNINPEFVLKLGWAVGRVLANGHRKKVVIGKDTRVSGYMLESALEAGLSAAGVDVALLGPMPTPAIAYLTQTLRANAGIVISASHNLFEDNGIKFFSSEGGKLPDSVELAIEAELDKKMQTVPSQNLGKATRINDASGRYIEFCKSTIPSLTRLSGLKIVVDCANGATYHIAPNVFSELGAQVISIGNRPDGFNINEDCGSTCPELLRQKVVSTGADIGIGLDGDGDRVVLIDANGRLIDGDQILYIIAKDRHQRGVLNGGVVGTQMSNYGLEIAIKSLGIPFVRTRVGDRYVLEALREKDWKIGGETSGHIVCLDKTTTGDGIVAALQVLSIMVKQGKSLEQLIEGINLLPQSLVNLKTNYATLLAEHTQVIEVVRALESSLNGEGRVLLRPSGTEPLLRVMVEGMDESRVRQHAQKLCEDISQIERNLGFQ